A genomic segment from uncultured Alistipes sp. encodes:
- a CDS encoding DUF4493 domain-containing protein — protein MMKRLYRYLFPVLGLAVAGCSESSRPLDAPGASGTLTMTVSTRSDAADDAYDPMEHLTVYLYNSDGEPIRKYTAKEDLPERLELLAGEYRVTVEAGEEVAASFTQRLYKGEESFTVTPGVNTPVEVRCTLQNAAVAAVFDGTIPENFGTNFEVRVMPGAAYDESRADDASTLRYTEDATGYFTLDEGADALSWHFSGTQNTLGTVTKTGSIPDVRTPGKYTLTFRYSPDLPGFIEAVAIRVKDSTDDFDDTIIWSPDPTIEGDGFEMSETQQYQGGEMRFLITTVKPTTAATLTFDEKPYDLLAAVSTPTAGLAVVKTAENALTVTLSDDFFTGCAGGDHTLHIEAADNGGGNGSAECIIALQGVLVPSTADYDLWANTITLRARVFDPSVTAVTFGLRTKEGAWQELPGTNAGSETWTATFSPEWTESSNESGLTVFTPKAGTGVRADGEYECRALLDGRESLASFATAGGQSIPGGDMEDGTMSCFTINNQTTPFWGSGNNNYMSAIIGDQLTRLCTQQVKSGSKCALLASQTAAGLLAAGNLFSGTFVKPSTQGTVGFGKDYDWQARPRALRLKYHATIGTVDMTKYTDASGNHPIAAGQPDRAIIYVAIVDWDAPHNVSSGMSAPSGMWDPSTATSQAEGPVIGYGRFVITESTAGDEMVDKELEIFYYVKQTKPSKPCKIVISCSANMYGDYMNGCSTNRLYIDDFQWVY, from the coding sequence ATGATGAAACGCCTGTACAGATATCTGTTCCCGGTGCTGGGACTCGCCGTGGCGGGATGCTCGGAGAGTTCCCGGCCGCTCGACGCCCCAGGCGCCTCGGGAACCCTCACGATGACAGTCTCGACCCGTTCGGATGCGGCGGACGACGCTTATGATCCGATGGAGCACCTGACCGTCTACCTCTACAACAGCGACGGGGAGCCGATCCGCAAATACACCGCAAAGGAGGACCTTCCGGAGCGTCTGGAACTCCTGGCCGGGGAGTACCGCGTGACGGTGGAGGCCGGGGAAGAGGTTGCAGCCTCGTTCACCCAGCGCCTCTACAAAGGCGAGGAGTCCTTTACCGTAACCCCCGGGGTGAATACCCCCGTCGAGGTAAGGTGCACCCTGCAGAATGCGGCTGTCGCCGCGGTTTTCGACGGCACCATTCCCGAAAATTTCGGCACGAACTTCGAGGTGCGGGTGATGCCCGGCGCAGCCTATGACGAGAGCCGGGCCGACGACGCCTCGACGCTCCGCTACACGGAGGACGCCACGGGATACTTCACGCTCGACGAAGGGGCCGATGCCCTTTCGTGGCACTTCAGCGGCACGCAAAACACGCTCGGAACGGTGACAAAAACGGGTTCCATTCCCGACGTCCGGACCCCGGGGAAATATACGTTGACGTTCCGCTACTCGCCCGACCTGCCGGGATTCATCGAGGCCGTGGCAATCCGCGTAAAAGACTCGACCGACGACTTCGACGACACGATCATCTGGAGCCCCGACCCGACGATCGAGGGCGACGGTTTCGAGATGTCCGAAACGCAGCAGTATCAGGGCGGCGAAATGCGCTTCCTGATCACGACCGTCAAGCCGACGACAGCCGCGACGCTGACCTTCGACGAAAAGCCGTACGATCTGCTGGCAGCCGTCTCGACGCCTACGGCCGGCCTTGCCGTGGTGAAGACGGCCGAGAACGCCCTCACGGTGACGCTCTCCGACGACTTCTTCACGGGATGCGCGGGCGGCGACCATACGCTGCACATCGAAGCCGCGGACAACGGCGGCGGAAACGGCAGCGCGGAGTGTATCATCGCCTTGCAGGGCGTGCTGGTTCCCTCGACGGCGGATTACGACCTGTGGGCCAACACCATCACGCTGCGGGCCCGGGTCTTTGACCCTTCGGTCACGGCGGTGACCTTCGGGCTGCGCACCAAGGAGGGTGCATGGCAGGAGCTGCCCGGCACGAACGCCGGCAGCGAAACCTGGACGGCGACGTTCAGCCCCGAATGGACGGAGTCGTCCAACGAGAGCGGCCTAACGGTCTTCACGCCGAAGGCCGGAACGGGCGTCCGGGCCGACGGCGAATACGAATGCCGGGCGCTGCTCGACGGACGGGAGAGCCTCGCGTCGTTCGCCACCGCAGGGGGCCAGAGCATTCCCGGCGGCGACATGGAGGACGGTACGATGAGCTGCTTCACGATCAACAACCAGACGACCCCCTTCTGGGGCAGCGGCAACAACAACTACATGAGCGCCATCATCGGCGACCAATTGACGCGCCTCTGCACGCAGCAGGTGAAAAGCGGTTCGAAATGCGCCCTGCTGGCTTCGCAGACCGCGGCCGGCCTGCTGGCGGCCGGCAACCTCTTCTCGGGGACCTTCGTCAAGCCCTCCACGCAGGGAACCGTCGGGTTCGGAAAGGATTACGACTGGCAGGCCCGCCCCCGGGCTCTGCGGCTGAAATACCACGCGACGATCGGGACGGTCGACATGACCAAATACACGGACGCAAGCGGCAACCATCCGATCGCCGCCGGACAGCCCGACCGGGCGATCATCTACGTGGCGATCGTCGACTGGGACGCCCCGCACAACGTCTCCTCGGGCATGAGCGCCCCGAGCGGCATGTGGGACCCCTCCACGGCGACGAGCCAGGCCGAAGGCCCGGTCATCGGCTACGGACGCTTCGTGATCACGGAGTCGACCGCCGGCGACGAGATGGTCGACAAAGAGCTCGAAATCTTCTACTACGTCAAGCAGACCAAACCCTCGAAGCCCTGTAAGATCGTCATTTCGTGTTCGGCCAACATGTACGGCGACTACATGAACGGATGCAGTACGAACCGGCTCTACATCGACGACTTCCAGTGGGTTTACTAA
- a CDS encoding PCMD domain-containing protein, which produces MKRLLAYLLLAGATLPGMSCIDNDLPYPTVEVAINNVQGEGFTLEGVDAATRTVTLALDEATDIQNVHIEEVTYSVTPHNTNIDQQTFLDNIRSSREVTGTFDLRTPLYVTLTLYEDYDWQIVASQTIPLSFQVEGQIGAPEFDLDNRIARAYVAKDADRSQVTISELKLGPASTETVTTTYSPTMEELSAMDYSSPDAEDPTLGTPHFVDVTCHGRTERWVLYILPTDKTVSTEACDAWSGVVWLRGSGIAGQAMGFRYRVGTEGEWSEVPDVEIDGGTFSAAFTAEPLTTYQFKSYCGSDESDPTTVTTEGVQQFPNNGLEEWSKPGKPWLPYLSDEAGLPISPFWATGNNGSTTISDKDNVTTPDETTVRPGSTGTKSAKLASTNVLGIKLAAGNIFTGEFAATVGTNGIVNFGRPFTLRPTALRVWAKYSCGSISSVGTTQPAGENLQKGDPDNGSIYIALGTWTKEKYGMGKDGAGNDKNGGQPFGSDSCPVSIDTRDVKTFFNPKGEDVIGYGEYIFKESVGEWTQITIPIEYTSTDKKPTHIMVVCSASRWGDYFIGSAQSIMWVDDFELLYTPIQ; this is translated from the coding sequence ATGAAACGACTCCTTGCCTATCTGCTCCTCGCGGGAGCGACGCTCCCGGGGATGTCGTGCATCGACAACGACCTGCCCTACCCGACCGTGGAGGTCGCCATCAACAACGTGCAGGGCGAAGGCTTCACGCTCGAGGGCGTCGACGCGGCAACCCGCACGGTGACCCTCGCACTCGACGAAGCCACCGACATCCAAAACGTACACATCGAAGAGGTGACCTACTCCGTCACCCCGCACAATACGAACATCGACCAGCAGACCTTCCTCGACAATATCCGGTCCTCGCGGGAGGTGACCGGGACGTTCGACCTGCGCACCCCCCTCTACGTCACCCTGACGCTCTACGAGGATTACGACTGGCAGATCGTCGCCTCGCAGACCATTCCGCTGAGTTTCCAGGTCGAAGGACAGATCGGAGCCCCGGAATTCGACCTCGACAACCGTATCGCCAGGGCCTATGTCGCCAAGGATGCCGACCGCAGCCAGGTGACGATCTCCGAACTCAAACTCGGGCCCGCCTCCACGGAGACGGTCACCACGACCTACTCCCCCACGATGGAGGAGCTCTCGGCCATGGATTACAGTTCGCCCGATGCGGAGGACCCCACGCTCGGAACCCCCCACTTCGTGGATGTCACCTGCCACGGACGCACCGAACGCTGGGTGCTCTACATCCTGCCCACGGACAAGACCGTCTCGACCGAGGCCTGTGATGCCTGGTCGGGCGTCGTCTGGCTCCGCGGTTCGGGCATTGCCGGGCAGGCGATGGGCTTCCGCTACCGGGTCGGCACCGAGGGCGAATGGTCGGAGGTCCCCGATGTGGAGATCGACGGCGGAACCTTCTCGGCCGCCTTCACCGCCGAACCCCTGACGACCTACCAGTTCAAGTCCTACTGCGGCAGCGACGAGAGCGACCCTACGACCGTTACCACCGAAGGAGTCCAACAGTTCCCCAACAACGGCTTGGAGGAGTGGTCCAAACCGGGCAAGCCGTGGCTGCCCTATCTCTCGGATGAAGCAGGGCTGCCGATCTCCCCCTTCTGGGCCACGGGTAACAACGGCTCGACGACCATCAGCGACAAGGACAACGTCACAACCCCCGATGAGACGACCGTCCGGCCCGGCTCCACGGGAACGAAATCGGCCAAACTCGCAAGCACCAACGTGCTGGGAATCAAACTGGCCGCCGGAAACATCTTCACGGGAGAGTTCGCCGCCACCGTGGGCACGAACGGAATCGTGAATTTCGGGCGCCCCTTCACATTGCGGCCTACGGCCCTGCGCGTCTGGGCGAAATACAGTTGCGGCAGTATCTCCTCGGTAGGTACCACACAGCCCGCCGGGGAGAACCTCCAGAAAGGCGATCCGGACAACGGTTCGATCTACATCGCACTCGGAACCTGGACCAAGGAGAAGTACGGCATGGGCAAGGACGGAGCCGGCAATGACAAGAATGGCGGACAGCCCTTCGGTTCGGATTCCTGCCCGGTGAGCATCGACACGCGCGACGTGAAGACCTTCTTCAATCCGAAGGGCGAGGACGTCATCGGCTATGGCGAGTACATCTTCAAGGAGAGCGTCGGCGAGTGGACCCAAATCACCATCCCGATCGAATACACCTCGACAGATAAGAAGCCTACCCATATTATGGTGGTCTGCTCGGCCTCACGATGGGGAGACTACTTCATCGGCAGTGCCCAGAGCATCATGTGGGTCGACGACTTCGAACTCCTCTACACACCCATCCAATAG
- a CDS encoding transglycosylase SLT domain-containing protein, translating to MLKKTVLTFAFLTILTTFYGFNAHFGTPVTDDVLNQMAETDAYAPRSEEPRCVISAYDTLIRRVSEQEGHDWRLMSAIAYHESRFTPDITSRSGARGLMQIMPSVARHFEVPLDRISDPETNVWLANKLMTEIMSTLRLPESISEKDRMSIVLASYNSGIGHVTDARRLARLHGENPNSWEVVARYLTLKAQPEYYENEVVRCGRFTGSRQTLAYVDDVIERYDKYCRIAGR from the coding sequence ATGCTGAAAAAAACGGTTTTAACGTTTGCGTTCTTAACCATTCTAACGACATTTTACGGCTTTAACGCCCATTTCGGCACTCCCGTGACGGATGATGTGCTGAACCAGATGGCTGAAACCGACGCCTATGCGCCCCGGAGTGAGGAACCTCGATGTGTCATTTCGGCCTACGACACCCTGATCCGCCGGGTCAGCGAGCAGGAGGGGCATGACTGGCGCCTGATGAGTGCCATCGCCTACCACGAGTCGCGCTTCACGCCCGACATCACCTCGCGCAGCGGTGCCCGGGGGCTGATGCAAATCATGCCTTCGGTAGCCCGCCACTTCGAGGTCCCGCTCGACCGGATTTCGGACCCCGAGACCAACGTTTGGCTGGCCAACAAGCTGATGACGGAGATCATGTCGACGCTGCGGCTTCCGGAGAGCATTTCCGAGAAGGACCGCATGAGTATCGTGCTGGCCTCGTACAACAGCGGGATCGGACATGTGACCGATGCACGTCGGCTGGCCCGCCTGCACGGAGAGAATCCCAATTCGTGGGAGGTTGTGGCCCGCTACCTGACCCTGAAGGCCCAGCCCGAGTATTATGAAAATGAAGTCGTCAGGTGCGGCCGTTTTACGGGCAGCCGTCAGACGCTCGCCTATGTGGACGACGTGATAGAACGCTACGACAAGTACTGTCGCATTGCCGGGAGGTAA
- a CDS encoding putative porin, which produces MARRSNRILQTLLLGMLTVAPLVLRAQNFDASSLQRAMQNGQSGTLYGSNPYEQTEDEEGQQQPQDTTKKERKIRKPLESYFFSDSIRALNNFMWHVKRDFNRVEIGPLDTMLTDYRIDYPFYREDVGDIAQGALGQTSLPLNYFRRPRFFDFSFASPYYAYTYNMENVPFYNTKRPMIRMNYTESGQKRYREENFGIMVAQNISPTTGFNVDYKSRGTRGQYLWSRTKNHNLSLAVSHTGRRYSIHAGYYNNHIEQQENGGVVGKWAIADTTFSMASGVPMRLADAEAQNTYRNNAFFVTQSYGIPLQRLTESDFSMAGLSAVYVGHSFEYSSWSKVYTDLNEPYTNERDHRDENGNFVSAEHNYYQNWFINPVETRDSIYERVISNRVFVQAQPWDRNGVVGTIDAGVGLDLHTYSQFELNDYLTGRYTKVNKTSWFAYGSVSGKIKKYVDWDGNLKFYPSGYRGGDLSIGAHLALTGYLRGHPLILEGRFSMERRSPNYWQENLFSNHYIWDTPLNKENETRLEVRFSVPDYAFEAGAWQGVVTDKIYYASDSNVAQHDGNVSLTSVYARKDFRLGGLHLDHRVLLQWSTDQEVIPVPLLSAFLSYYYEFWVVRDVLRLQIGLDGRYNTRYYAPGYNPALSVYYNQREEEVGNYPYMDAFVMAKWKRMRIFLKYQHVNKGLFGNGEYFSAARYPLNPGMFKIGISWGFYD; this is translated from the coding sequence ATGGCGAGACGCTCGAACCGGATATTGCAGACGCTCCTGCTGGGAATGCTCACTGTCGCTCCGCTTGTACTGCGGGCCCAGAATTTCGATGCAAGCTCCCTGCAGCGGGCCATGCAGAACGGTCAGTCCGGGACGCTCTACGGGTCGAACCCCTACGAGCAGACCGAAGACGAGGAGGGTCAGCAGCAGCCTCAGGATACAACCAAAAAGGAACGGAAAATCCGGAAACCGCTGGAGTCCTACTTCTTCAGCGATTCGATCCGCGCGCTGAACAACTTCATGTGGCACGTGAAGCGCGATTTCAACCGCGTGGAGATCGGTCCGCTGGACACCATGCTCACCGATTACCGGATCGACTATCCGTTCTATCGGGAGGATGTGGGCGACATCGCACAGGGAGCCCTCGGGCAAACGTCGCTGCCGCTGAACTATTTCCGGCGACCCCGGTTCTTTGACTTCAGTTTTGCGAGCCCCTACTACGCGTACACCTACAACATGGAGAACGTGCCCTTCTACAACACGAAGCGGCCGATGATCCGGATGAACTATACGGAGTCGGGCCAGAAGCGTTACCGGGAGGAGAATTTCGGTATCATGGTGGCGCAGAACATCTCGCCGACGACGGGTTTCAACGTCGACTACAAGTCGCGCGGCACCCGCGGGCAGTATCTCTGGTCGCGGACCAAGAACCACAACCTGTCGCTGGCCGTGAGCCATACGGGCCGCCGCTATTCGATCCATGCGGGTTACTACAACAACCACATCGAACAGCAGGAGAACGGCGGCGTGGTCGGGAAGTGGGCCATCGCCGACACGACGTTCAGCATGGCTTCGGGTGTGCCGATGCGCCTGGCCGATGCCGAGGCCCAGAACACCTACCGCAACAACGCCTTCTTCGTGACCCAGTCCTACGGTATTCCGCTGCAGCGCCTGACCGAGAGCGACTTCTCGATGGCGGGCCTGTCGGCTGTCTATGTGGGCCATTCGTTCGAGTACAGTTCGTGGAGCAAGGTCTACACCGACCTGAACGAACCCTATACGAACGAGCGCGATCACCGCGACGAAAACGGCAATTTCGTCTCCGCGGAACACAATTACTACCAGAACTGGTTCATCAATCCGGTGGAGACGCGCGACTCGATCTACGAACGGGTCATCTCGAACCGCGTTTTCGTCCAGGCGCAGCCCTGGGACCGCAACGGGGTGGTGGGTACCATCGATGCCGGCGTCGGCCTCGACCTGCACACCTACTCGCAATTCGAACTGAACGATTATCTGACGGGCCGGTATACGAAGGTGAACAAAACCAGTTGGTTCGCCTACGGATCCGTCAGCGGAAAGATAAAGAAGTATGTCGACTGGGACGGGAACCTGAAGTTCTACCCGTCGGGATACAGAGGCGGAGATCTCTCGATCGGTGCGCACCTCGCACTGACGGGCTATCTCCGCGGACACCCCCTGATTCTCGAAGGTCGCTTCTCGATGGAGCGGCGCTCGCCGAACTACTGGCAGGAGAATCTATTCTCGAACCATTATATATGGGACACTCCTTTGAACAAGGAGAATGAGACTCGGTTGGAGGTCAGGTTTTCGGTTCCCGACTACGCATTCGAAGCGGGGGCCTGGCAGGGAGTCGTTACCGACAAGATCTATTATGCGTCGGACAGCAACGTCGCCCAGCACGACGGAAACGTCAGCCTCACGAGCGTGTATGCCCGCAAGGATTTCCGCCTCGGCGGACTTCATTTGGACCACAGGGTATTGTTGCAGTGGAGCACGGATCAAGAAGTTATACCCGTTCCGCTTTTGAGCGCCTTCCTGTCGTATTATTACGAGTTTTGGGTCGTGCGCGACGTACTGCGCCTGCAGATCGGTCTGGACGGTCGCTATAATACGCGATATTATGCGCCCGGTTACAATCCGGCACTGTCGGTGTACTACAACCAGCGCGAAGAGGAGGTGGGGAACTATCCCTACATGGATGCCTTCGTGATGGCGAAGTGGAAGAGAATGCGGATATTCCTGAAATATCAGCATGTGAACAAGGGACTGTTCGGAAACGGAGAGTATTTTTCGGCAGCCCGCTACCCGCTCAACCCGGGGATGTTCAAGATCGGTATTTCGTGGGGATTTTATGATTAG